Within Salarias fasciatus chromosome 15, fSalaFa1.1, whole genome shotgun sequence, the genomic segment ATCAGGGCGAGAGGCCTCAGTCTCCTTCAGTCTGTAGGAACAAATGAGACCGGCTCCGGACCGCACCGGACTGACGACCCCCACAGGGGGGCGCCACCGTGCCTCCtgtaaaaaacagtgaaaagccGGCAGAGTTTACCGTCTTCGCTTTCAAGACGTACTCTCAGAACCGCTGTGGGGTTTGGGCTGTGCACGCCGCCGTTTCAAGGTCTCATTTGTTTGCAGCAATTAAACCTTTTTCACCAAGTTAGGGAGTTTTTAGTGCGCCGGCACGATGCAGCAAAGCGAAACGTCCTTCGGTCTTAATGAGTGCAATCACGTAAAAACGGCATCTTTCGTGTGACGCAGCAGTTTCAAACCGGCTGAGAAGATTAATTTCTCTGCAATATTTAGCATCTTTCATTAAGGAAGCGGCGACAGGGAGGGAAATATGGTAATTCCTTTGTTTCATACAAAGAAAATGAGATAATAGCCCAAACAAGCCAACAGCTGCCGTCTGTTTGTAATGGAGCGCTGCAGGGATGATGGACGCGTGAACATTAGCGTCGCTGAGGCCCGACGGGATTCTCACATCACTTCGTTTACAAACTCTAATCTTACAGTCATTTAACGGGGATCGTTATAGATAAGACGTATCGcgggtttttttcttgttgatcACTAAGTTTTCCAAAAAGTATCGGTACTATATCACTGCTTTGATGACGATAGCAAtactgaaacacctgaaacagcAGCATTATATCGGTCAAATATCAGCATCATAGTCACTGAATCAATATTTTATTGATAGTGCAGTGGAATTATAGTGATATCATAGtcttaaaaaaagtaaagtaaatCTGTATCAGCTTCCCCTGCATAGCTCCGCCCACTTTCCGCCCGCTAAAGCAGCAGGTGATGACGAGGAAGTGCTGGAGGGAATCTGTGCGGTTTTCCATCCCCACGGCGTGCGTGAGCTGAATGGTTTCCACTGCATGTCCAGCGCTCACCTGTCGACTCCATCTCTGGTTCTATAACTTCCAGTCTCCCTGTTCTGTCTCTGGTGTGGCGTGCTgacctctcctgtcctctgtgtgtttttctcgaTCAGTCATTGGAGTGAGTCCTCCACCCGGTGTGTGTCGCTCTCCTTTGCTTTCCGAGCGTTTCTTGGTGACCTTTGAGACATCAGCTGCCTCTgacacatctctctctctccattacctcccctcctccctccatcacatgtATGAAAAACCAACCCTTTTGCTCCCTCTTTGACCCCCGTgcccctcctctttttctttttttttttatttttattttcttgtctgtgtgtagcaaaagaaaaagaatgagaAATCCGCGGCCGGCCGATTCAGCAGCTCTCCCAATGTCAGGGCTCTGGAGGCAGCCGGCACGGGCGTGGCGGGCGTGGCGGGCACGGGGTGCGGCGGGCAGCCCCCGCAGgcgcccccgcccccacccccggccccgcccggccGCCTAGAGCCCATCCCCGactcccccctccaccacctggAGCTCAACTCCACCAAACCTCTTGCCCCGCCGACCCCTCCCACCAAACCCAAGAGTTTCATGAGGTGAGACCCTTTCGGCCTCCGGCGGCTCGCAGGGGGGGGCTCGTCTCTCGTCCGGCTCTAAAGCTCCTTCCACGGGTTCGACTCACAGCCTGAGTCGAACCTCAAAAATCTTTATTTCAATCAGAAGAAGAACACCTGTGCTCTTTGAGAAGAAATGTTGTCAGTGGGACGTCAGCAGGTAGCTGAAGACATGAGATGAGCTGCAGAGGATCATTAAGGAGGCTGGAAATCTCCTTTGTGTTGACGGTTCGCCAAACCTTTTGACAGATTAATCAAGTTTTCACCAGAATCTCTAAAATGAACTAAAACTAAttgacagtaaaataataatgtgAATGCTTCGTtctctctaaataatctgtggGAAAAGAGCAGATAAATCGCTTTAGGAGCTGGAAAGATCACATCAAATGTCAGACACTCTGCATTAGGAGGGTAAAAATCACACTTCCGGAATACAGGacagttttttcatttttgtgcatCGTAGCTATGAACCAGAAATGagcaaaagcacaaagaaacacagaaataagcTGAAGTCACCTCTATCTGTGGGCCGTGGCAGACAACACATTGAAAATGAATCAATTTACTCATTATCACAGcaaaacagaggaaagaaagTATTTAATTATGTCCTTTTAAAGCTTCTTTATAATCGACCAAAAGATCCAACAATTctgtataataaaaatataagaCAATATTTTGACCAGACTTTGTCCTGAGAAGCATCTTTTAGAAATGGACTCGTCCATCTGGGACTAAACCATTCTGATGGCTCCACAAGATAATTTGATTTTATCAAAGTAGAACAACTTTCAGGAAATTCAGCTCCCTGCTGTGGTTAACTTGGCACTAAAACTAAAAATGTTACCATTAAAGCTAAAGAAAACCAGATTTATTGCTCTCATGCTAGTTGCTTCAGCTAGCTTGTTGCTAACTCCTCCCTCTCATTACCACGCTGAGGAAACTTTGGGTTTAGCTTTGTTTTGTGGTGTAATGTCTTTTTGGCAGATTATTCCTTGATTTTTAGCCCGTTCCTTTTCCCCTTTTAAATTGTGCCGCATTTGTAAGAAAACAGCATTAATCCAAAGATCACCAAGTTATTATGACTCTTAATTGCTGTATTGGCTTCGATGGTAATTTAAGATTGCTCtattataattttaaaaaatctacAAAGCGTGAGCAAGCTAACCCGCTAGCCACAGTCATGACAGCTCTAGTAATACCATGTTGTACCTGAAGGTGGTGCGATTATTCGGTCTACAAGTCGCCCCAGTGACTCTCTGCTGCCACCCAACGTGCTAATagctgcttttctgcttttgtgctaatcagttgatttttttaaacctcAGCCAGGAATCCACACTCTCAATAAGTTACCGCTGGATTTAGCTTCGCAGCCAATCAGGTATCGGACTACCAACTGTGAGACCATCCATTCTACCAACAGAGCCACAGCAGCCACATGCTAACAAAAATTACAAGTTCGAAATACTaatccaacatggccgcccATCACTCCCCCTCTGGTGGGAGGTTTTGGTATTGCAGCAACAAATTCCAACAGTGGTGAAGTTAGCTCGTTTTGAGGCTTTTAGTTCCTGCAATCGCAGAAATCCCATAAACTCAGATGTGCTCCTgtagggggcggggcttggcgAACTGTCAATCAAACCATCAGTTCCTCGAACTTCCTGCCGCAGCTCTTTAAATCCACAACAATCCAGAGAAACGATCTGAAGTCAGTCTCCACTGGAGCCTTGGAATGCAAAAGGGGCatgttgttttcctttcctttggTTTCCACGTgtccgccgtgtgtgtgtgtgtgtgtgtgtgtgtgtgtgtgcatgacgTCTCTGTTCAGGAAGTTATACACCGTGTCCTCTGCCGTGTGCCCGTCTGTCGTGTGGCTCCGTGTCTCCACCCTCATCTCCATCCGAACTGTCAGCATGCTGCATTGTGTGGCTCCGAGCCCTTCCCGGGACGGGGGGAGGTCGGGGTCTGTGACTCCGGACGTCCCGAAGCGGCGCCGTTTCTGATGAATGGTGTGACGTGTTGGCTGTGAGCACAGCTGCATGTCGGGACGCCGCGGCCGCCGGCGCGCCTGGCTCTTCAGACCGAGAGCATGAGAGCGGCGCCACttcctgttgtttctgctgcatgTTTACACTGCTGGACCAGGCACCGGCCACTCggtgcaggacacacacacacacacacacacacacacacacacacacacacacacacacacacacactcaggatgAGGTCTGATCCTGATGATCAACTGTTTAGAAGCATCTCAcaatttttttaacctttaatagaacatttcaaacactgTGCAACACTGATCTGGGAAAGTAGCAACCAGTAATACGtataataaagccaataatggAAATACTTTGGCCATTTTTAAAGCAATACATCCATTACTGTAAATATTATGTACATTTGTATataataaagccaataaagTAAATATTTGGACATTATTAATCTAATCTGCCAATAATGTGGTAATTGTATCAGCTTTTAGTGCCAAAAATCtaataatttaatgtttttttatttatattttataaaacGGTATAGCCATGAATGTacatttttgtccattttttatGCAATAAAGTCAGTAATATCAATATTTTGAGATTTTTAATGTGATAAATCCAACCATTTGCAAAATTTAGCTATTTTTAGTATATTAAAACCAataatagaatttttttttagatattttcatATAATTAACGCAGTAATGCCAATATTTAGGACTCAATAATGAGATTAATGCAATATGCATAATGTAAAACAATTAGCCATTTTCAAGATAACCCAAtaatgcaaaacttttcagtttttaaagaaatacaacCATTAATGTAAATATGTTGTCATTTTCTTATGTAATAAAGTCAAACTTGTAAAATTTGACCATGAAATTTTTACTATGATAAAGCCAACAATGTCAGAATGTGTGTCATTTTTGAATCAATAAAGCCAGTAATGTAAATATTTGGCCAAGACAAAGGCAGTCATGTAATACTTTGGgatatttttaatcaataatgtaatcattttagacatttttgtttttcaagtaaTGCAGCCGTCAGTATAATTTTTTTggtcacatttttaatgtaataaagccaaacacagaaacagtgagGCACAGAAACTagaacaaaacatttaacaGAAAATTGCAATAAAACCAAGTGAAAAAAGAGCgttttaaaactgattttcagTTCCTCCATAGACCAAACAAGAGGTGAAGTgtaaaaaatcttaaaaaaaaaaaaaaatgaaaagaaaaaaaaatcgatgtATTTCAGTCTTGCTCttaaaaacaagctgaaactTGACCAGCGTTCTCAGTGAAAAGTAATGTGGCGTCCTCTGCTGCCCCCGTGTGGTCACAACCAGACATTACACCTCCAGTTCACTCAGCAGCcaaaataaacttttctttaaatttaaaaaggtgaaaacacacaaaattgaAACAATCAGAAAcctaaatatataaataaatatgttttgtgTGAATATACAAATATTTTAAGCTGTTTCTTCTCGTAGAAAGTGGAAATACAACAAATACATGTTCAAGGTATATGTTCGCAGTAGTGTTGTCATCCTCATCGTGGCCTTTCTCAAGCATGCATTTCAGAGAAACGTGGAAATAAgagtcttttaaaaaaaaaagtacaatattGAGcttaaataaacagataaaatcAACTTTTTGTTGTTATAAATCAACAGTATTGATAAGCCTGAGCCTAGCTAACATGTTTCCTCAGCCGATTACTTTGCATAATTCTGACAAAACATTTAATAATCATGACTTTAAAATCACAATTCTCCTCTAAAACAGCTGCTCAACACACAGTAAAACCACGTGAATCGCTTTGTTAAAAGTTGCACAGTGTCTGTAGCttcacatgtaaaaacattttggttatataaataaattaatctcACCTGAAACAAGTTGAAAGAACCTAAACTAATGGTACAACAAACTGCACATGTTGTGTCATGTCATGTCTACTttgataagatttttttttttgataattaacattttcacattcagtttgCTGTAGCAGATAAACCAATGTGGAAAGTCGTACTTCCGTGTTAGGAACCCATGAGTGGGAAATACTGACTTCTTCCCATGGAGATGTACACTTGCTGTCATATTCATTGAcattggattttgttttttgttttttttttcactctgagcTTGCCACTTCCAAATTCCCACTAAGATGTACATCTCAAACTGGGAAGTCAGATTCTTCCCATTTCCCAGTAGGTCATAAATGAGTAATAAAGTAGACTCTGTTTGCTCtgcattttaaatacatttctgGTTTCCTCACAAAATTCTGTTCTTCTGACGGTGAGTTCATGTACCTGGGAACTGGGAAAAGTACCAGCTGGAGAAATGCCAGTTGTGAGTGAAGGACTTGTAGGTGAaatatgttgggttttttttttttttttgttcccatgtaatttatttttctcatgcCAAATGACAGATTTGCATCTCTGAATTCTGTGAAACTTCCCTCTTAAATTTAAATCCCAGAATTGAGAAGTGGGAAGTTTCCCTTTTCCCAGTTAGTCATGAATGCACCATAAGGTGGATATACTTTGCtgctgtagtttttttgtttctgtattttgaaTAAATTGTCGTTTTCCTcctgaacattttgtttttctcttggtGTGTTTATGGACCTGGGAACAGGTAAAAGTACCAGTTGGGAAAATCCCATTATGAACTATGCACTTGTTCATCCACAAACTTGCTTCTCTGAGTTCCCGGAGTGAAACTCTCCAGTCAGCTGCACATCTCAAACTGGGAAGCAGGAATTTTCCCATTTCTCAGTTGGTCATGAATGCACCATGACAGTAAATAcgtctctgtttttctctctaagTTCTTGTGAATGTTGCATTTATGAACCTGGGAACTGCGAGGGTCCCACTTATGAGATGGGAATGTTTACAAGTTAACACTGAGCAGCAGACAAGTTGTTCCGTACATGGACTCATGCATCAGCGCTCGAGTACGAGTGTGTATGATTTacaaagagcttttttttttttgtttaataacTGGCAAGCTACATGTGCTAAGCTAATGAGGCTTGGCTATTTTTGCTTGTTCTTGTCTGAATATGCAAAGGTCACCCCGCACACTGGCATCAAATTTGCTTCTTTGAGCTTCGTTAAAATGTTCTAATTGAGAAATTCCCACTTTGACAGCATTCACATCTGTTTTCTTAACAGGGAAGTGGGAACTTTCCCACTTCTGAAGCGCTCATGAAGCCAAACAGAATACACATCATCTTTGACTTTCTCTAATCGTGCATTCGTGCACGTGGGAACAGGGAAAATAATCAATTGGGAAAATTCCATTTACCAGCGAGAAACttgtaaataaaacactttttagTCATTCTGTCTTCGTGTTCAGTGAGAGAGATTTTCTTATCTGGAGTCGTTTATCTCAAATTGGGAAATCAGAGCCTCCGTATCTTAGCTATTGATGAACACACCATCGTAGAGAGACTGTGCTtatctgtattttctgttgaaTCACTGAAATGAATCCGTAAGTTCTTATTCTAGCAGTGTGTTCATGCACCTGGGACCTGGGAAATCCCATTTAAGAGATGGGAAtctttacaaaacaaaacaaaaaaacaaaaacaaacaaacagtggaCGAGTCACCCTACAGATGCAGAAAAGCagcataaaaaatgaaattacacAAACAGAATTATAACTTTATAGGTTGGTTGTATTTTACTGGCTAACAAACAGCGTACGCTAAGCTACTTCATTTCCACTGTCTTTACTTCAGATTTGTTCTCAATTGTCCACTTTCCCAGTTGTAAGTTCCCTTCTCACAGTATTCAGAAGTTAGAACTTTCCCACTCCCTGATTacccctgaacacaccacaccACAGAGCTACTTTTCTTCAATTTCAatacctgtttttttgtttttttgctaattttctgtgaaaatgttttgagcGTACAGTCCTTCCATTTCCTCCTTGATTTCTTCTTATTCTGTCTTTAACTCaacttctttatttccttcttcttctcttcttctctgctgtttTGCTGTTGCGTTCCCGCCGTCGTAGCCCTCCTGAAACAAAGGACGCCGCCATCGACTCCCCGGACGCGCAGCGCCAAGAGTGGTTCGCCCAGTACTTTTCCTTTTGATCGACCACGAACCTGCAAACACGAGGATTTCAGCATGTCAACCcgaactttgaaaaaaaaaaaaaaaaacttaaaaaaaaaaataaaagaaactgaaaggcggggaaaacaaaatttaaaaaatgtcgACGCTATTTGTTATTTATTGTCATTGAGCGTTGAAGGGTCTGCGGGTCAGTTCACCACAGACTCAGTCGACTCACCGTGGCTTGAGGACTAAACGACCATCTGTGGACCAAACGCACAGAACTCCATGTTGGAGACTTTCTCCGGCTGAGCTGGAGCTGAACTGAGTCCCATCCGTCACCAGGCTGATCCCATTTGATCCGGTCCGGTCCGATTGTTCCAGTCCGATGCAGTCTAATCTGGTCCGGTCCGATTGGTCAAATCCGATCCGATTTGATCCAATCTGATcaggtccggtctggtctgatTGTTCCAatctgatctggtctgatctAATCCGATCTGATCTGTTCTAGTCCGGTTGTTCAAGTCTAATTAGATTGTTCCAATCGGATCTGATCCAGTCTGATCATTCTGAATAGATCAATTGTTCCGATCATATCTGATCcaatctgatctgatctgatccagtccggtctggtctggtctgattgTTCCAATTCGATCCAGTCTGATCCTGTCTGGTCCGGTCGGATTGTTCCAATCCAATCTGGTCTGATCCAATCTGATCTAGTCCGGTCGTTTCAGTCTGATTTGATTGTTTCAATCTGATCCGATCCAGTCTGATAATTCTGAATAGATCTGATTGTTCCAATCTTATCTGATCAAGTAGTTCTGGTCTGGTCTGAACTGATCTTAACTGATATAGCCTGATGATTGTGATCTGGTCAAATCTGATAATCcaatctgatctgatctgattcaATCTGATGGTTGCGATCCAGTCTTATTCATTAGTTCCGAAATGATCCAGTCAGATCATTGTAATCCAATCTGATCAAATTGTTCCAATCTGATCCAATCTGAACTAGTTGTTCTGCTCTGATCTGGTCTGTTCTGATCACTTTCGATCTGATCCGATTGCTCCGATTGTTCCATTGGGGACGAGTTCGCCTCTTACGTACAGTGACAACGATCATCAGTATGTTCGATGTTCATTTCGTTCCTTTGACTTCTTTAACttattttgcagttttcttGAAACtagagcgaaaaaaaaaagaaaaaagaaaaaaaaatacctaaatgaataaatacaaatgaGTGGTGCATTATCATGCTGCTAATTGCCATTGTTGGACTACAgtaagaaatatatatataaagaactATATGGTAGGTTATTGTGCTCTCTCTCTGTACGTGGGCCCACTGCATACAGCATCGTAGACTAGGGGGCCGATCTCCGCCAGACCACCGGTACCTGAGAACAGGCCTGGACTTTAGGATGGCTCCATCATGGCCAGTTTGTTACAGCTGCATAGAAGTTTCAGCCAATTTTGGTAgaatctaaaaaagaaaaaaaaaaaacctgtttgtaTGGTTGTCTGTCTCAACACAGATATAATGATGTCTCACcgattttaaaaaacaaaaatagcatattttatatttatattataatGTGTATGCTTAATAAATAATTATTGTGACATTTACTCATgttctgttgtcttttttgtatGAATGTGACtgtttgaattgaaaaaaacgTTTAAATAACGTAACATTCACATAATATTAGtttgaaaaaattaaatattcaaGTTTTATTGCACAAAGAAAGGAAATCGAGTGCtgattggggaaaaaaagaaaaccttgctCAAATGGTAattggattgtttttgtttttttggtttttgtttttttttttggtttttgttttttccaattgGACAAGAAACATTGATCAACTTAGTGTAGTAAATGAGGTCCAAGGCCAGCTTCAGAatattaaaaagagaaaaaaaagaagaaattctTGGGCTGGCGAACAGTTGTAGTTCCAAATGTGGCCGCAGCTCGTCGCTGTTGCATCTTTGATCGTCTTCCGGTTCACGCTACCGGAAGTGGCTAAACCGACATGGCGGCTGCGGGAGCCGCGTCGCCGGGCCGGCTGGTCCAGTACGTGGTCGTCCGCTCGGACCTGGTCCACAAGCTGTCGTGGCCGCTCGGAGCCGTCATCACGCAGGCCTGCCACGCGGCCACGGCCGCCATCCACCTGCACTACGGGGACGCCGACACGCAGCGGTACCTGGAGCAGCTGGACTCCATGCACAAAGTGGTGCTGGCGGTGAGGGCGGAACTCCGTCCGGATAGTCGCACATTTGAGATTTGAACACGCTCACAGCTCATATTTCACACAATATGAACACTTTAAAACACAGTTACACTGTGATATCCCTCTATTTACTATACGGCAGGAGTTAATTCATGCTAAGTTGAATTTTTAATAGTTTACAAGGTTCTTTTCAGTGCTTGGATTGTGAGCAGCGGGCTAGTCGGTCAGCTGAACGACATAAACATGAACATCGCAGCATATAAATGATTATGCTCCTCGAGAGGCCTTTTGTAATGTAAAACTAACGCCGAATTAAAGTTAAATAGCATCCTATTATAATGCAGCGAGACAACAGTGTCTTCCAGTTAAGTTAACCCTAATAATACATTAGATTATTAAAATATCATATTCCTGATGCAGATTTGGTATTGGAGGCGTGTCAGGAGAGTTGTTCATAATACAGGGGCTGTGATGGTTTATGTTGGGTAGTCCTTATGACCAAATGTTTTAATATAATCTCTATATTCTATaaaagtgcaagataaaatgCTATAGGGACAAGAAAACAATAAAGGACATtcgtaaaacagtaaaaaaccaggagcagagtctcaggctgagCTAAAAGccaatgaataaaaatgttttttgaagatTTCCCAATGAAATAAGAGTTTTATTCTAATTTTTAAACTTGTATCAATTTCATCCATGAAAGTTCAGTTTAAACTGAAGATTTTAATCATAGATcacaaattaaaacatcttGACAAGGTTTTACAAATTAAATCAGTTTCAACTTTAATCTGTGAAACAGGCTGAATCAGAAGTATCAAAACATGTCCTGATGATATTCTGACTGATCGAACTTATTGATAACAGACACTGGAGTAAGTGGAGATTTAGTACCTTAAAAGTTATGTCCAAACACGGAAACAATGAATAATCAACCAGAAGAAACActtgaggggaggggggcaaaGTTCAAACCAGTTGAAAAATATCAGAACTGAACTACAACTAAGATATTGTGCATCActattagagcatcttcctcctgatcTAACTCCAGCTGGACCTTCAGAAGACTGACTTTCGAACCAGAtgtgtgacccccccccccccccggtgagataataatgtgtgtatttttcttcaggCCCCGGACGAGGCCGCCCTCTCTGGCCTATCGGATAGCCTGACGGAGGCCGGCGTGTCCCACAagctgtgggtggagcagcCGGAGAACATCCCCACCTGCCTGGCTCTCAAGCCGTACCCCAAAGAGGCCGTGCAGCCACTGCTGCGCAAGTTCAAGCTCTTCAAATGAGGCCGGCTCCGGGCATCCTCTGTCTGAGACtatggtgggggggggactgagatgtgagaagaaacacacagaaacatgtcTTCACCTCTGGAGGTCAACAGCAGACATTCATTACACTATACAGCCTTTTTAGCTGCTTTATAATGCAAATAATGTATTGAAGTAAAATCCATAGTTTCAGCAACATGTCATTAAAACAACCAGACCACAGtgagttagcattagcattagcattagcctggaTCCACAGTGGTTGGAACTAGCTTTAGCATGTTTaggtttaaagtgaaaacaaagttttgatTAGTGTTGTTTTGGTGCTCGGATCCACTGAAAACAatcttttgaaaatggctcacaaggtggaactttttgaaaaagtgcCGTCAGCTGTCaatgtctccatggaaacgctaAATAAAATTACAATATTTAAAAATGCTTTATCTTCCTGGGAGCAAGGAAGAACGctaagttttgaaaatgtatctaaatgtgtgaaaatgctcattttaaaacaaaaaagctccTCTGGAAAGAGAGAAATTGTTGAAAACGCTCCTCTGTGCAAACCAGGAACAAGGCTAtgctgtgaaaatgtgactttggaGAAACGAGGGAAGCAgatgcaagtttttgaaaacactccaactgaGTCTGAGTGAAGCTGTGATGCGCTTGTCTCCATGGTGACacatctccatggcaacacttGTCTCCATGGCAGCACTTGTCTCCATGGTTGCGCTTGTCTCCATGGCGACGGAGCCGGAGTGTTTGCCAGAAGTTCCGTTTCCAGGGACCGCTGTCCTGTCGTGGAAACGGATCTTtagcgttttcacctgaaatgttttctgctgATGTTTCAGCCACAACTCTGTGAGCAAAAGAAACTCTTTTCCATTGAATAAAGTGTTCTATAGCTGCAAAAAATATTGAACTATGTCAACTGTATCCAGTCTGTAGGTTTCTGTGTTTACCAGGACTGTGGTTTATGTTTCATTTGGGACTAAAATCCCCTCTGGCTCAGTCGGTCTGCTGCTCAGGTCTATTTTTGGATTaaaacagcagaagcagcttcCCGCTGACCGACGGtgatgaagaagaggatgaCGATGAAGATGATTTCCATAGTAAATACAGGCTGTAGAGGTAGAAGCAAAGCGAAGCAGACTGCTGGGCTCTGACTCATCCTGAGACTACGAGTGGCTCTGGAGGCGTTCAGCGATGGCGACACGCTTCGCTTCGATGCCGAGAATCACGCGATGAGGAACCGACTCGGTGTCGGCCGTCCAGCTGCACcactccttccctccctctctcctctctctcacatcAGGATGTCATACAGAACGACTCCTGAAGACATGGACCTGCTCAGGTTGCTCTCACACAGCGGTGCGTTGGTGCGGTGAATCGCTCTCCGCTCCCCCGGAACAGGGGTTCGTTTCCCCGTCTCATCAGGACTCTGAGCCTTCATGACCAAAACTGAGTTTGTCTGCATCTGAAAACATGCTGGTTATATGCAAATCCAAAGAATAAAGTGAACTGAAGAAAGTGTCATGGGTGTAATTTAGAAATATGTTTAGCTTCAGTGGCcacttttaaagatttttttttccatggacTTTCCCACTTTAAGCCATTTTCTACATCTTTTCGAGTTTAGCCTTCATCGGTTTATAGCCGCTGGACTTTTCTTAACGTTATAGCACTTCAAGCTATACTGacaatttattttgtattttttctttgtgtcttaGATTTCATTCCCTtctgattttttcttttgtctttattttt encodes:
- the ptrhd1 gene encoding putative peptidyl-tRNA hydrolase PTRHD1, producing the protein MAAAGAASPGRLVQYVVVRSDLVHKLSWPLGAVITQACHAATAAIHLHYGDADTQRYLEQLDSMHKVVLAAPDEAALSGLSDSLTEAGVSHKLWVEQPENIPTCLALKPYPKEAVQPLLRKFKLFK